The DNA region TTTTAACACCAATGAAAGTTAAGTGTCTGTTTTGCTCAAGGGTATAAGTAAAAGGGCATAAAAAGTTACAAATTGTGCCATGCACGTTAAGCAGAGAACCACAAGTATCACCAAGCCACAGCAGCAGGCAACTCTAACACTATTTGAAatgatgccattttttttaatgtccgTAATAGTTGCTTCAGTATCTATTTGATTCTCCAGACATTCTGAAAATTGCAATAATGAAAAGAACAATCATGATGGCAGTCAGGACGGAGGACACGATGTTGAGGTGGCGGGCAGCGGAGCCGTATTGTCTGGCACCCTCCAGGTCTCCAACCAACTTTCGGTCTCTGGCCTGTAAAAGCAAAAGCACATCTcatatttttcaacaaaaacttgATGACATTCTTGTTTGCTCTATTTCCATGCAGCAAATTCAGTTGCTTTCTTCCTTTTCTATCCATATTTCCATTCTCACATGTAGTTTTGTTTGCATAGTCATTCCACCTCTGACTCTTTGTCTTCAAGAATGTCAAGCAAAACTTATGACagatttaaattatgttttcttcGAACTTCTATCTCAtttgactatatatatatatatatattgtttttatatgtcttttgtATCTTATTGTGTCAttaatttgtacatttgtaAGCATATCTTTAAGATATTGATTGcttgatgaaaacattttccatCCACTGCACAATAAAAAGAATGATTTTTAACCCATTGTCCAAATTGCAACTCTGTTTCCTAATCCAAAGAAAGATGGTAGCTGGTGGCTCCCTGGATAGGAAACAGAGTCACACCTTGTAAAAcaggttaaaaatcttttttattgtgtagTGGTAATTTAATTCTCTATGGTCCCTTTTCATTTTAAGGTAAAAGGTAGCAATGCTCACAGCTCCAAGTCTTGAACAGAGTATCAGGTGCACAATTGTGGCaaggatgaaacaaacaaatcaccGGGACTCACAgatctttcttattattatttgttgtggGCAGAAATGAATGCATTTCAGCCAGAAGCCATCATCAGCATAAACGTGCTATTTCTGtccacaataaataataataagataaatCCATGAGtgccagtgttttgtttgtttcacccttttaattttaattctgAGTTAAATTATCCTTCATACTGCCTCATCATTTAGTGGGAAAAATTGCTCattgttgtaaacattacaaGATTTTGATAATAGCTAGGCAACAGGAACATTACTGGAAAATTAAACTATTAATGTACTCCCCAACACTGTGCACACAGCCTACAGTTTACATGTACACATGTCCTGCATTATTGTGTCTTTAAGATCCTGTAGTGGAAAAAGTCTAAGAGTGCAGTTTAAGTGATGTAGATCAGAAAGGTCAGCTGATCAGATTGTTAGATATTAAAGAAGCATAAAAAACCCTGTGACTGTTAGatattacatgtacagtacatatatagacattaataaaactaaaaaataacaGAAGATTGGTACACAAAGAATGTAATTCATAAGCAAGTCAGAACAGTCGCACGTCAGCTCACCTTGATAGATCGGATGAGTGCTGCCAGTCCAAGGCAGAAAGGGTTTGAGTAGACAAAGCAGCAGAGGGACCAAATGATGTAGTCCGGGGGGGGCTCAGCGCCGATGTTCACAGTGGTGTACTGAACCATCGTAGGTGCACTGGGCTGTCCAGGGAGCCCATCATGCCTCCCCCCCTGCAGGGGAACGACTTCAGCCGGGTAACCTGAAGGATTCATCGCTGTCAGCTCAACTGTAGTTTGAGGTGGAGGAAGGTGTGCAAGAACTAATTATTACAGTGTAATTTGCGTTGGCTTTTGAGGTCAGcagatttgctttttgtttttttcgcACCAAGAGCCAATGAGTGAAAAGCAAGCTAACCACACTGTGTGATAGGTGTTGCAACATTCAGTACATGACCTTTAACCAGCCTTAATTGTACTTTGTACATTTAGCATTGTGAGCATCACCATTTCTGTACTGCTGAACATAAGTACCACCTGACAGACCAGCTAGTATGACGGTACACTCTTATTCTTCTTGAGATGTAGAATTGGATATATCTGGATCAAAGAGCCCAATACACAGATAAGCTGAAATCAGTAGTTTAGAAGCTGTTAGCAATAAGTGTGCAAGAAAATTACTAGAGTGAAGATTCAAAAGTCTTCAGGCCAGTAGACACCCGCTGGCTTACAAAACAGAAGCTAACAAAACATCAAGCACTGAACAGATAAAGTTCTGTAGCCTTAGCAGGAAGCCTTCTCATGTCAGGTGTCACCTGTTGTGCGGACATTTGATCAAACTGCACATTTTCACTTAAGTCAGCTCAATAACATTTCAATTTCACATCACATACCATCTTAATATCCATGAAGATACAAACCTGCTTTAAAAAGACAGTTGGAGCAGAAGAAATGGAGACAAATGAAAGACACTGATAGGCTTTAATTACAAATTATTGATGCAGGCACTAAATACACATCTCATCTGAAAGAAGTTCACAACTTGactattaataaaaacatcagttaCATTCAGATTTACAAATACACATCAATAGCAGGTTATATAACTAATTCATATGGACTGTTATACATTTGATTTTAGATTGTTTGCATCCTGTTGGAAGTCTTTGTAATCTCTTTCCAGGAAAGTGACCTACAAGATATCTTTAAATGTGAACTTAGTCTGAAAGAATCAGGCTCCGCCTCAAATGTTGTCAGATTTTGTAATGTGCCATTTAAACCTgacaaaagcagaaaagcagGACTTTCTGagctgttttccattttaaaattctaTACATTTTCTTAGACACTGCAGAATTGATACTAATTTAAATCTTAAGGTACTAGGTCACTAATGGCAGTCTCTTTCTACACATGAATAAGAGGTGAAaacttcaaaaattgtgaagTGATAGACTACACTTGACCACAATGGAAAATGAAGTGCCAACTGCAGCAGAAAGCTCTAACCACTTCTGCAAAAACCAcaggtgtttctgtgtgttggtGATGGTTGGGGTGGGTGAGGGACGCATAGAAGAAAGTAGGCTACATCTAAATGTCTAAATGGAAGCTAAATGACTCCTCGAATTTTACTGTATCAAGTTTCAAAAATCTGTTTCTCTGTATGATACTTTGGTGGCCCaacacagtaaatacaaactaa from Thunnus albacares chromosome 7, fThuAlb1.1, whole genome shotgun sequence includes:
- the LOC122986120 gene encoding dispanin subfamily A member 2b-like, which gives rise to MNPSGYPAEVVPLQGGRHDGLPGQPSAPTMVQYTTVNIGAEPPPDYIIWSLCCFVYSNPFCLGLAALIRSIKARDRKLVGDLEGARQYGSAARHLNIVSSVLTAIMIVLFIIAIFRMSGESNRY